A DNA window from Ranitomeya imitator isolate aRanImi1 chromosome 2, aRanImi1.pri, whole genome shotgun sequence contains the following coding sequences:
- the LOC138663743 gene encoding uncharacterized protein — translation MSIETFDVLLSHVKDEIHHHRSTFRESISAEQRLVVTVRYLATGETFASLHYQFRLGKSTICQLVRETCDAIWNNLQPLVLPTPTSEMWLALSQQFEDVANFPNCIGAVDGMHIRIQKPAHSGSLYYNYKKYFSIVLMAIVDARYRFVAVDIGAYGRTNDSRVFRDSNMGRCLYSQRLNIPSSRPLLGTEGPSLPYVLVGDEAFQLGQNLLKPYSSRSLDSSRRTFNYRLSRARRYVECAFGILTLKWRILLTCMQLQPENVDRVVKACICLHNFVARHEPQVVDPDDCESNLSSIESNAVRSTAQIMRIRDQFAHYFTHEGHVPWQDRYV, via the exons atgtccattgagacctttgatgttctgctctcacatgtgaaggatgagatacatcatcatcgcagcacttttcgtgaaagcatcagtgcggagcaacgtttagtagtgactgtgag atatctggctaccggagaaacttttgcgtcactgcattatcagtttagacttgggaagtcaacaatttgtcaactggttcgggaaacttgtgatgccatttggaacaacttgcaaccacttgtgctaccaacaccaacatcagaaatgtggctagcgctttcccaacagtttgaggatgtggctaatttccccaattgtattggtgccgtggacggaatgcacattcggattcagaaacctgcgcatagtggttccctctactataactataagaaatacttttctatagtattgatggcgattgtggatgccaggtaccgttttgttgctgtggatattggtgcttatggccggactaacgattccagagtattcagagactccaacatgggccgatgtttgtacagccaacgtttaaacataccctcatcacgacctcttctggggaccgaaggcccaagtttgccctatgttttagttggtgacgaggccttccaactaggacaaaatctcctcaagccctactcaagccgtagtctagactccagcaggcgcacttttaattatcgcttgagccgggctagacgttatgtggagtgtgcctttgggattttgacattaaaatggcggattttactaacctgcatgcaactgcaaccagaaaatgtggaccgtgttgtgaaggcgtgcatctgtctgcataattttgtggcgagacatgaaccccaggtggtagaccccgatgattgcgagtcgaacctcagtagcattgaatcgaatgcagttcggtcaacagcacaaataatgaggattcgtgatcaatttgcacattatttcacacatgaaggccatgttccatggcaagacagatacgtgtga